The Bacteroidota bacterium genome contains a region encoding:
- a CDS encoding TPM domain-containing protein gives MRASNFFDKNQKRAIVQAIKKAELETSGEVRVHIETSCKGELFDRAAYWFGRMKMHKTKLRNGVLFYLALSDKKFAIIGDAGINAKVPPDFWNTIKESMGDFFQKGQFTEGLAKGIEMAGDQLKVQFPYQSDDKNELKDKISFGW, from the coding sequence ATGCGGGCATCAAATTTTTTTGACAAAAATCAAAAAAGAGCTATAGTTCAGGCTATTAAAAAAGCCGAACTGGAAACTTCAGGAGAAGTGCGGGTTCATATAGAAACTTCCTGCAAGGGAGAATTATTTGACCGTGCCGCTTATTGGTTTGGCAGGATGAAAATGCATAAAACGAAGTTACGTAACGGCGTTTTATTTTATCTTGCCCTGAGCGACAAGAAATTCGCCATTATCGGCGATGCGGGCATCAATGCAAAAGTACCTCCTGATTTTTGGAATACAATTAAGGAATCTATGGGAGATTTTTTCCAGAAAGGCCAATTTACTGAAGGATTGGCCAAAGGTATAGAAATGGCGGGAGACCAGTTAAAAGTCCAGTTTCCTTACCAATCCGATGACAAAAATGAGTTAAAGGACAAGATATCCTTTGGATGGTAA